The following coding sequences are from one Gemmatimonadota bacterium window:
- a CDS encoding cation:proton antiporter, with the protein MAAGPDPSAKILLALAVIYIAALAMGELAVRLGQPSVLGELLAGVILGNLPLLGVEVFRFIPDDPGVDLLARIGVLILLFEVGVESTVRQMLSVGARALLVAVVGVAAPFFLGFGAGMWLIPESGPYVHAFIGATLSATSVGITARVLKDLGKSNTPEARVILGAAVIDDVLGLVILAVVSGVIVAANSGAAMSYGAMGGIVGKSVGFLLAAVVVGVWLAPRLIAWSATFRTKGAALGVSLALCFITAFLAYQIGLAAIIGAFAAGLVLESGHYRAFTDRGDHSIENLLHPLIQAFVPVFFVVMGMRTDLRAFADLGVLGLAGVLAVVAVGSKLAAGLGAGAGMNRLAVGVGMVPRGEVGLIFANIGLGLTIGGAAVITPTLYSAIVVMVIVTTMATPPALKWAFGRRAES; encoded by the coding sequence ATGGCGGCGGGCCCGGATCCGTCCGCCAAGATCCTCTTAGCGCTGGCGGTGATTTACATCGCGGCCTTAGCCATGGGCGAACTGGCGGTGCGGCTCGGGCAGCCGTCGGTCCTCGGCGAACTGTTGGCCGGCGTTATCCTGGGCAACCTGCCCCTGCTCGGTGTCGAGGTGTTTCGGTTCATTCCCGACGATCCCGGCGTTGACCTGCTGGCCAGGATCGGGGTCCTGATTTTGTTGTTCGAGGTGGGCGTCGAGTCGACGGTTAGGCAAATGCTGTCGGTCGGGGCCCGGGCGTTACTCGTGGCCGTCGTCGGGGTCGCGGCACCTTTCTTCCTTGGGTTCGGTGCCGGGATGTGGCTCATTCCGGAATCGGGCCCCTACGTGCATGCCTTCATCGGGGCCACGCTGTCGGCGACAAGTGTTGGGATCACGGCCCGGGTGCTCAAGGACCTTGGGAAGTCGAACACCCCGGAGGCCCGGGTCATTCTCGGCGCCGCGGTGATCGACGATGTCCTCGGTCTGGTCATTCTGGCGGTGGTGAGCGGGGTCATCGTCGCGGCGAACTCGGGCGCGGCCATGAGCTACGGAGCGATGGGAGGGATCGTCGGCAAGTCGGTCGGGTTCCTGTTGGCCGCGGTGGTGGTCGGTGTCTGGCTGGCGCCTCGGTTGATCGCGTGGTCGGCCACGTTTCGGACCAAAGGCGCCGCACTCGGCGTGAGTCTCGCGCTCTGTTTCATCACGGCGTTCCTAGCATACCAGATCGGCTTGGCGGCGATCATCGGCGCCTTCGCGGCCGGCTTGGTGCTCGAATCCGGGCACTATCGCGCGTTCACCGACCGGGGTGACCATTCGATCGAGAATCTTCTCCATCCGCTGATTCAGGCCTTCGTTCCGGTGTTCTTCGTGGTGATGGGGATGCGGACCGACCTCCGGGCGTTTGCCGATCTCGGAGTGTTGGGCCTTGCCGGGGTATTGGCCGTGGTGGCGGTCGGGAGCAAATTGGCGGCGGGTCTGGGCGCCGGCGCCGGGATGAACCGGTTGGCGGTGGGTGTCGGGATGGTGCCCCGAGGCGAGGTCGGTCTCATTTTCGCGAATATCGGCCTCGGGCTGACGATCGGCGGGGCGGCGGTCATTACGCCGACCCTGTATTCCGCGATCGTCGTGATGGTCATCGTGACGACGATGGCCACGCCCCCGGCCCTCAAATGGGCCTTCGGGCGGCGGGCTGAATCTTGA
- a CDS encoding CPBP family intramembrane metalloprotease, which translates to MAATSYWAKTRAPRHSLTFALPLLLLYEALAFLLSGDAMAGVRNGADVLLKSAFMALGGRSGLTVFGVLLFGVGAGLVLRDRKRNGPIEGRLFVGMLAESLVYAFVLGGLASTITSLLLGRLGFGLAAGGLRQFGFPTQIMISLGAGLYEELVFRVLLVSGLAAAGRTLLGWKPAVSAVVATIIGAIIFSGFHYIGPYGDPFQLDSFTFRAVAGLIFSGLYLSRGFGIAAWSHALYDVILAVMT; encoded by the coding sequence ATGGCAGCCACCTCCTATTGGGCCAAGACCCGCGCCCCGCGTCACAGCCTGACTTTCGCGCTTCCGCTGCTGTTGCTGTATGAGGCCCTGGCGTTTCTCCTCTCGGGGGACGCGATGGCGGGGGTGCGGAACGGCGCCGACGTGCTCCTCAAGAGTGCCTTTATGGCGTTAGGGGGCCGGAGCGGGCTCACGGTGTTCGGGGTGCTGCTGTTCGGGGTGGGGGCGGGGCTGGTGCTTCGGGACCGAAAACGAAACGGTCCGATCGAGGGTCGCCTGTTCGTTGGCATGTTGGCCGAATCGCTGGTCTACGCGTTCGTCTTGGGCGGGCTGGCCAGCACGATCACGTCGCTGCTCTTGGGCCGCTTGGGCTTTGGGCTCGCCGCGGGTGGCTTAAGACAGTTCGGATTTCCGACGCAGATCATGATTTCGCTTGGCGCGGGCCTGTATGAGGAGTTGGTGTTCCGGGTGCTTTTGGTGTCGGGGCTGGCGGCGGCAGGCCGGACCCTTCTCGGGTGGAAGCCCGCGGTCAGTGCCGTGGTGGCCACGATCATCGGCGCCATCATCTTCTCGGGGTTCCACTATATCGGTCCGTACGGTGACCCCTTCCAGCTTGACTCATTCACCTTCCGGGCGGTGGCGGGCCTGATCTTCAGCGGACTTTACCTATCGCGGGGGTTCGGAATTGCCGCTTGGAGTCACGCCCTCTATGACGTGATCCTCGCGGTCATGACCTGA